One genomic window of Actinoalloteichus hoggarensis includes the following:
- a CDS encoding ABC transporter permease: MAIGNARKERIDSLAEAGPAESGTSLAASAWRRLRRSPTFLVGATIIGLFVLLALLAPLLAPHDPGSRLLADQVSAATNSIPPAQDGHPLGGDQNGRDLLSRLLLGSQQTLLVALFATLIGLGGGLTLGTLAGAFGGWVDSLVMRIVDVMLSVPSLLLAVSIGALFAGQTQFTVILAVAIVQIPVFARLLRGAMLAQRSSDHVLAARALGVKRGAIVFRHMLPNALGPVIVQATLVLAVAIIDAAALSFLGLGAANDAIPEWGQMLGSAQTVIDTHPHLAFYPASCIILVALGFTLVGESMRDALDPKRRR; the protein is encoded by the coding sequence ATGGCGATCGGAAACGCTCGCAAGGAGCGCATCGACTCTCTGGCCGAGGCGGGTCCCGCCGAGTCGGGCACCAGCCTGGCGGCCTCGGCGTGGCGGCGACTTCGTCGCAGCCCGACCTTCCTCGTCGGCGCCACGATCATCGGGCTCTTCGTGCTGCTGGCGCTGCTCGCACCGCTGCTGGCCCCGCACGATCCCGGTTCGCGGCTGCTCGCCGACCAGGTGTCGGCGGCGACGAACAGCATCCCGCCCGCGCAGGACGGCCACCCGCTGGGCGGCGACCAGAACGGTCGGGACCTGCTGTCCCGACTGTTGCTCGGCTCGCAGCAGACGCTGCTGGTGGCGTTGTTCGCCACGTTGATCGGCCTCGGCGGTGGTCTCACCCTCGGCACGCTGGCCGGCGCGTTCGGCGGCTGGGTCGACTCGCTGGTCATGCGGATCGTCGACGTGATGCTGTCGGTCCCGTCGCTGCTGCTGGCCGTGTCCATCGGCGCGCTGTTCGCGGGGCAGACGCAGTTCACGGTGATCCTGGCCGTGGCGATCGTGCAGATCCCGGTCTTCGCCCGGCTGCTGCGCGGCGCGATGCTCGCGCAGCGATCCAGCGACCACGTCCTCGCGGCGCGGGCCCTGGGCGTCAAGCGGGGCGCGATCGTGTTCCGACACATGCTGCCCAACGCGCTGGGCCCGGTGATCGTGCAGGCGACGCTCGTGCTGGCCGTCGCCATCATCGACGCCGCCGCGCTGTCCTTCCTCGGTCTCGGCGCGGCCAACGACGCCATCCCCGAGTGGGGACAGATGCTCGGCAGTGCGCAGACGGTCATCGACACACATCCACACCTGGCGTTCTATCCAGCGAGCTGCATCATCCTGGTGGCGCTC
- a CDS encoding ABC transporter permease, with amino-acid sequence MLRYTVRRLAQLVLVIAVLSVLLFGWLRILPGGPVSALLGDRSTPESAAQLRTELGLDQPIFVQYFSFLERAFTGNFGTSTGVQRGVPALEVFLQRFPATLELSFMAILIAIAVGIPVGYLAARRRGGLLDNLSVGWSLIGIAVPVFFLAFLFKWIFAVELGWLPASGRQSTGLDATRITGFYILDGLMTREWDAAWDAFLHLILPAIALSTIPFAVIFRITRAAVLDVLDEDYVRTARSKGLASSVIRRRHVLRNAMLPVVTTIGLQTGALLSGAVLTERVFNISGLGQALALGFERKDFPVLQVVIIAAAMVYVLVNLVVDLSYAAIDPRIRTR; translated from the coding sequence GTGCTCCGATACACCGTTCGGCGGCTGGCTCAGCTGGTGCTGGTCATCGCCGTGCTCTCGGTGCTGCTGTTCGGCTGGCTTCGGATCCTCCCGGGAGGGCCTGTCTCGGCCCTCCTGGGAGACCGATCCACCCCCGAATCCGCAGCGCAGCTTCGAACCGAGCTGGGCCTGGACCAGCCGATCTTCGTGCAGTACTTCAGCTTCCTGGAACGTGCCTTCACCGGGAACTTCGGCACCTCGACCGGCGTTCAGCGCGGCGTGCCCGCTTTAGAGGTCTTCCTCCAGCGGTTCCCCGCCACGCTCGAACTGTCGTTCATGGCGATCCTCATCGCGATCGCGGTGGGCATCCCGGTCGGGTACCTCGCCGCGCGTCGGCGGGGCGGCCTGCTGGACAACCTGAGCGTCGGCTGGTCGCTGATCGGCATCGCGGTGCCCGTGTTCTTCCTGGCATTCCTGTTCAAGTGGATCTTCGCCGTGGAGCTGGGCTGGCTGCCCGCCTCCGGGAGGCAGAGCACGGGACTCGACGCGACCAGGATCACCGGGTTCTACATCCTCGACGGCCTGATGACGAGGGAGTGGGACGCGGCATGGGATGCGTTCCTGCATCTGATCCTCCCCGCGATCGCGTTGTCGACCATCCCGTTCGCCGTGATCTTCCGGATCACCAGGGCGGCGGTGCTCGACGTGCTGGACGAGGACTACGTCCGCACGGCGCGGTCCAAGGGCCTGGCGAGTTCGGTGATCCGACGTCGCCACGTGCTGCGCAACGCGATGCTGCCCGTGGTCACGACGATCGGTCTCCAGACCGGCGCGCTGCTCTCGGGAGCGGTGCTGACCGAGCGCGTGTTCAACATCTCCGGGCTCGGGCAGGCGTTGGCGCTGGGCTTCGAGCGTAAGGACTTTCCAGTGCTTCAGGTCGTGATCATCGCAGCGGCGATGGTGTACGTGCTGGTGAACCTGGTGGTCGATCTGTCCTATGCGGCGATCGATCCCCGGATCAGGACGCGGTGA